TCAAATGTGTCAGTTTCTCTTGTTGCTTCTCCTTGACACTCAGGACATTTTGTTTTTAATCAATAACTATTAGTTGTAAGTGGGTTACCCATTTTATTAAAATCAACATCTCTAGGAAGAACCACAGGAAGGTTTTCAATTTTCTCTGGTACTGTACCGCATAAATCACAATGAATCATTGGGATAGGTGCACCTCAATATCTTTGCCTACTAATACCTCAATCCTGAAGATTAATTCTCTCATCATTTTCTAAACAAAGTGTTTCATAGTCTATTGAGATATTATCAATAGAAATATTGTTTGCTTGAGCAAATTTTAAGTAACTAGGTAATTTGGAACAATTAATGATTTGTGATTTGTTTTTGGTTCCTAGTGTAGAAAAATCAGAAACATAAACATTTATATTTTTTAAATTTTCACCACTTAAAACAAATGGAAAAGGTAATTTAAAACTTAATTTTTCACTGAAATTCTTGCTTTGTGCAGAAACTTTAATTTTTTCTATTTTCTTAATATCTTCATCTGAAATTGTGCCTTTTTCAATTAATTCATCAACTATATCATGGTTAGCACTAATAGTAATAAAATCAATAATTTCAAGATCTTTTTTGTCATTTATAAATATTTCAATGTTATTTTTTAACTCTCTATTTTTGTCTAAAAAAACTGCTTTATAGCCTTTTTCATAATTTATCCAATTATTTTGCATTGATAATACTTTATCTGGTCAAAAGCCTTTTAGATTATTGAGATTATCCTGCAATTCTTTACTGTATTTTCTTATTTTCAAATAATATTGCTCAGTTTCTTTTTTAACAACTGGCATGTCGCATCTTCAACATAAACCATTTATAACTTGTTCATTTGCTAATACAGTTTGATCTTTTTCACATCAATTTAAAAGGGCATTTTTTCTATAAACAAGATTATTTTTTCACATCTCTATGAATAATTTTTGTTCTCATTTTGTATAAATCTCATCACTTGTTATACAGAAATAATCTCAGGCAAATGAGATGCCTAACTGTTTTATGTTTTTATTCATTGTGTCAATATTTTTATATGTTCAATCCTTAGGATGAATGCCATGTTTAATAGCTGCATTTTCAGCTGGTAAGCCAAAAGCATCTCAACCAAAAGGGTGAAGCACATTAAAGCCTTTACGTCTATAAAAACGAGCCAATGCATCGCCTATTGTATAATTTCTAACATGACCCATATGCAAATTGCCCGATGGATATGGAAACATACTCAAAATATATTTCTTGCTTAGATTAAAATCTTTTTTAGGTTCAAAATATTGATTTTCGTCTCAAGTATTTTGTCATTTTTTTTCAATATTTAAAAAATCATAATTTGACATGATGCCCCTTTTTCAATATAAA
The genomic region above belongs to Mycoplasma tauri and contains:
- a CDS encoding class I tRNA ligase family protein, with translation MSNYDFLNIEKKWQNTWDENQYFEPKKDFNLSKKYILSMFPYPSGNLHMGHVRNYTIGDALARFYRRKGFNVLHPFGWDAFGLPAENAAIKHGIHPKDWTYKNIDTMNKNIKQLGISFAWDYFCITSDEIYTKWEQKLFIEMWKNNLVYRKNALLNWCEKDQTVLANEQVINGLCWRCDMPVVKKETEQYYLKIRKYSKELQDNLNNLKGFWPDKVLSMQNNWINYEKGYKAVFLDKNRELKNNIEIFINDKKDLEIIDFITISANHDIVDELIEKGTISDEDIKKIEKIKVSAQSKNFSEKLSFKLPFPFVLSGENLKNINVYVSDFSTLGTKNKSQIINCSKLPSYLKFAQANNISIDNISIDYETLCLENDERINLQDWGISRQRYWGAPIPMIHCDLCGTVPEKIENLPVVLPRDVDFNKMGNPLTTNSYWLKTKCPECQGEATRETDTFDTFFESSWYFLRFTCPPELRKKMALDSQSTKYWNSVDNYIGGVEHAVLHLLYARFFTKVMADLGYVDFREPFSNLLTQGMVLKDGAKMSKSKGNVVAPNDLILKYGADTVRLFILFAAPPSKELEWSDDGVEGCSRFINRLITLFSKVRKVENFSSKLIDSTKLNDFEKESRRKLYKSLVKQEEIYANNKNEYAFNTLIAWIMEVLNSYEKIDNNLLLNEFLYVALNVLEPFIPHISWEISEKLFNLTNLRNFEIDQEILKSDFVNYGVTINGKVKCQILVPAADNNKEYVLSLAKKEASKWLSGVTILKEIFVLNKIVNIVIKN